A part of Tistrella bauzanensis genomic DNA contains:
- the darG gene encoding type II toxin-antitoxin system antitoxin DNA ADP-ribosyl glycohydrolase DarG, producing MMRFTQGNLLDARVDALVNTVNTVGVMGKGIALMFKEAFPENFEAYAAACKRGEVRVGRMFVTERHALIGPRWIINFPTKTHWRHPSRIAWIGDGLDDLRRAIIDRKIRSIAIPPLGSGNGGLAWSAVRPLIESGLGDLPDVDIVVYEPVAAYQNVMKRSGVEGLTPARALIVDLVRRYWALGMDCSILEIQKLAYFLERSIENAGLDNPLRLRFTAHRYGPYAPPLGHLLDTLDGSYLHAEKRLADAGPYDLIWADESRRDVVDAYLRSAAKPYLPALKATVDLIDGFESALGLELLATVHWLVDREDVALDVAAIREALAHWPSPDKGAAARKLRLFDDRLIGLAIARFERVAAA from the coding sequence ATGATGCGCTTCACGCAAGGCAATCTGCTCGACGCCAGGGTCGATGCGCTTGTCAACACGGTCAACACGGTCGGCGTGATGGGCAAGGGGATCGCCTTGATGTTCAAAGAGGCATTTCCTGAGAATTTCGAGGCCTATGCCGCCGCCTGTAAGCGCGGCGAAGTGCGGGTCGGCCGGATGTTCGTGACGGAGCGCCATGCGTTGATCGGGCCGCGCTGGATTATCAATTTCCCGACCAAGACGCATTGGCGTCATCCGTCGCGGATCGCGTGGATCGGAGATGGCCTTGATGACTTGCGGCGTGCGATCATCGACCGGAAGATCCGATCGATCGCGATTCCACCGCTCGGCAGCGGCAATGGCGGATTGGCATGGTCCGCTGTCCGGCCGTTGATCGAGAGCGGCCTGGGCGATCTGCCGGATGTCGACATCGTGGTCTATGAACCGGTTGCCGCCTATCAGAATGTCATGAAGCGCTCAGGCGTTGAGGGTCTCACGCCCGCGCGGGCGTTGATCGTCGATCTCGTCCGGCGGTATTGGGCACTCGGGATGGATTGCTCGATCCTTGAAATTCAGAAACTGGCCTATTTTCTGGAACGCAGTATCGAGAATGCCGGTCTGGACAATCCGCTCAGATTGCGCTTCACGGCCCACAGATACGGACCCTATGCCCCGCCGCTGGGGCATCTGCTGGATACGCTGGATGGCAGCTATCTGCATGCCGAGAAGCGGCTTGCCGATGCCGGTCCGTATGACTTGATCTGGGCCGATGAGAGCCGGCGCGACGTGGTCGATGCCTATCTGCGGTCGGCGGCGAAGCCCTATCTGCCAGCCCTCAAGGCCACGGTCGATCTTATCGACGGTTTCGAGTCGGCGCTGGGGCTTGAATTGCTCGCCACAGTCCATTGGCTTGTCGACCGCGAAGACGTGGCGCTTGATGTCGCGGCGATCCGCGAGGCTCTGGCACACTGGCCATCGCCGGACAAGGGAGCGGCGGCGCGTAAGCTGCGGCTGTTTGATGATCGCCTGATCGGGCTTGCCATCGCGCGCTTTGAGCGTGTCGCGGCAGCCTGA